A window of the Bacillus andreraoultii genome harbors these coding sequences:
- the rpsO gene encoding 30S ribosomal protein S15, whose translation MALTQERKNELIAEFKTHENDTGSPEVQIAILTEKINMLNEHLKTHKKDHHSRRGLMKMVGKRRNLLAYLRNKDVQRYRELITKLGLRR comes from the coding sequence ATGGCATTAACACAAGAACGAAAAAACGAACTTATTGCTGAATTCAAAACTCATGAAAATGATACGGGTTCACCAGAAGTGCAAATCGCTATTTTAACTGAAAAGATTAATATGTTGAATGAGCACTTAAAAACACATAAGAAAGACCACCATTCACGTCGTGGACTAATGAAAATGGTTGGTAAACGTCGTAATCTTTTAGCATACTTACGTAATAAAGATGTACAACGCTATCGTGAGTTAATTACTAAATTAGGTTTACGTCGATAA
- a CDS encoding YlmC/YmxH family sporulation protein has product MLRLSELGGKEIVDVKKAERLGVLGQTDLEINEQTGQIVALIIPTGKWFQFRKTQGEIRVPWKYIKKIGTDMIIIDFPEEEYED; this is encoded by the coding sequence TTGCTACGCTTAAGTGAACTAGGAGGTAAAGAAATTGTTGATGTAAAGAAAGCAGAAAGATTAGGTGTACTTGGACAAACTGATTTAGAGATTAATGAACAAACGGGTCAAATTGTTGCTTTAATTATTCCGACGGGAAAATGGTTTCAGTTTCGGAAAACTCAAGGTGAAATACGAGTTCCGTGGAAATATATAAAAAAGATCGGAACAGATATGATTATTATTGATTTTCCTGAAGAAGAATATGAAGATTAA
- the dpaB gene encoding dipicolinate synthase subunit B — translation MNVKGKRIGFGLTASHCTYDQVFPEIVKLVENGAEVVPIVTWTVANTTTRFGSGDEWIEKIEKATGKKVIDNIVDAEPLGPDYPLDCMVIAPMTGNSMSKMANALTDSPVLMAAKATMRNHRPVVLGISTNDALGLNGVNLMRLMAAKDVYFVPFGQDDPFKKPKSMVADMTLLLETVEAALEHKQLQPVLIERYKK, via the coding sequence ATGAATGTAAAAGGGAAAAGAATCGGTTTTGGATTAACTGCTTCTCACTGTACTTATGATCAAGTGTTTCCGGAAATTGTAAAATTAGTAGAAAACGGTGCAGAGGTAGTTCCAATCGTTACTTGGACTGTTGCAAATACGACGACTAGATTTGGCTCTGGTGATGAATGGATTGAAAAAATTGAAAAAGCAACAGGAAAGAAAGTAATTGATAATATCGTTGATGCCGAACCACTTGGCCCTGATTACCCTCTTGACTGTATGGTTATTGCCCCTATGACTGGAAACTCTATGAGTAAAATGGCGAATGCATTAACGGATTCGCCAGTATTAATGGCAGCAAAAGCGACGATGAGAAATCATCGACCTGTTGTTCTAGGGATATCAACGAATGATGCTTTAGGGCTAAACGGTGTCAATCTAATGCGGCTTATGGCAGCGAAAGATGTGTATTTTGTACCATTCGGTCAAGATGATCCATTTAAAAAGCCGAAATCTATGGTTGCTGATATGACTTTGCTTTTAGAAACCGTTGAGGCTGCACTTGAACATAAAC
- the dpaA gene encoding dipicolinic acid synthetase subunit A, producing MLKGLQIAVIGGDARQIEVIRKLSELGAKISLIGYEQLDHSFTGAVKEKITEINFKEIDAIILPVAGTSTDGEVDTIFSNEQIILTEKILTETPLHCTVYSGITNEYLTKITTNANRKLVLLFDRNDVAIYNSIPTVEGILMLVIQNTDYTIHGSKTVVLGLGRNGLTISRVFSSLGAKVKVGARKAEHIARIEEMGLDSFYLEELEKNIKDADIIINTIPHLVVTAEVISKMPYHTLIIDIASKPGGTDFRYAEKRGIKAILTPSLPGIVAPKTAGQILANVLTELMVEDLLIRKGNN from the coding sequence ATGTTAAAAGGATTACAAATAGCTGTAATAGGTGGTGACGCTAGACAAATCGAGGTCATCCGTAAATTAAGTGAGCTAGGTGCGAAAATATCATTAATCGGCTACGAACAATTAGACCATTCTTTTACTGGTGCAGTAAAAGAAAAAATTACTGAGATAAATTTTAAAGAGATAGATGCAATAATTTTACCTGTTGCAGGTACAAGTACAGATGGGGAAGTTGATACAATATTTTCTAATGAACAGATTATATTAACTGAAAAAATATTAACCGAAACCCCACTACACTGTACAGTTTATTCTGGGATAACAAACGAATATTTAACTAAAATCACTACGAATGCAAATCGAAAGTTAGTTTTATTATTTGATCGAAATGATGTTGCCATATACAATTCCATTCCAACTGTTGAAGGAATCTTAATGCTTGTCATTCAAAACACAGATTATACAATCCATGGTTCAAAAACAGTTGTACTTGGATTAGGACGAAATGGATTGACAATATCTAGAGTGTTTAGTTCCTTAGGTGCAAAAGTAAAAGTAGGAGCGAGAAAGGCAGAACATATTGCGCGAATTGAAGAAATGGGGTTGGACTCATTTTATCTTGAAGAACTTGAAAAAAATATAAAAGATGCAGATATCATTATTAATACGATCCCACACTTAGTTGTAACAGCGGAGGTAATTTCTAAAATGCCTTATCATACGCTCATTATTGATATTGCTTCTAAACCTGGCGGAACTGATTTCCGTTATGCAGAAAAACGTGGGATTAAAGCAATATTGACCCCCAGTTTACCCGGTATTGTTGCACCAAAGACAGCTGGTCAAATATTAGCAAATGTTCTTACGGAATTAATGGTTGAAGATTTATTAATACGAAAGGGGAATAATTAA
- the rbfA gene encoding 30S ribosome-binding factor RbfA, translating into MSIRAKQVGEQMKKELSDIISRKIKDPRVGFVTVTDVEVTGDLQQAKVFISVLGDEKQKEDSLIGLTKAKGFIRSEIGRRIRLRKTPEILFEFDESIDYGNRIETLLHQLHKDELPGE; encoded by the coding sequence TTGAGTATACGTGCCAAACAAGTCGGGGAACAAATGAAAAAAGAATTGAGTGACATTATTAGTCGTAAAATTAAAGATCCGCGGGTTGGGTTTGTTACAGTTACAGACGTAGAAGTAACGGGTGACTTACAACAGGCTAAAGTTTTTATTTCTGTATTAGGGGATGAAAAACAGAAAGAGGATTCGCTTATTGGCTTAACGAAGGCTAAAGGGTTTATTCGTTCAGAAATTGGGCGTCGCATTCGATTAAGAAAGACTCCTGAAATATTGTTTGAATTTGATGAGTCTATCGATTATGGAAATAGAATTGAAACATTACTCCATCAACTCCATAAAGACGAATTACCAGGAGAATAA
- a CDS encoding DUF503 domain-containing protein: MILSVEVECIIYDVQSLKEKRSVLKRIITRIQNRFNVAIAEVDYQDVWQRTKIAIVTVSSTKIIAEQVVQQALSLIDSFPDIERTKTVTEWL; the protein is encoded by the coding sequence ATGATTCTATCTGTTGAAGTCGAATGTATCATTTATGATGTACAGTCGCTAAAAGAAAAACGGTCTGTTTTAAAACGAATCATTACTAGGATACAAAACAGATTTAATGTTGCAATTGCTGAAGTGGACTATCAAGATGTGTGGCAACGCACAAAAATTGCAATTGTTACTGTTTCTTCAACAAAAATTATCGCGGAACAAGTAGTGCAGCAGGCTTTATCATTAATCGATTCATTTCCGGATATAGAAAGAACAAAAACAGTTACAGAATGGCTTTAA
- a CDS encoding polysaccharide deacetylase family protein, with translation MGKFTYQKISTLFMIGLFAVLIVKNPLSDAYVEKLRSDAVPVAAMKDNLLMEIEEKSNEYEIDAQDAKIDKVWKKMPGYNGIKVDIDASYDKMKKDGVFDENKLIFKQISPRVHLKDLPPAPIYRGHPDKPMVALTINVAWGNEYLSSILATLKKYNIHATFFIEGRWAKENPDLVKMIHDGGHEIGNHSYSHPDMKNTSSENIKKELSSTNEIIHATIGKSPNLFAPPSGSFREEVVQIAAEMDMQTIMWTVDTIDWKNPTVTTLLQRVLKQIHNGAIILAHPTRATDNSLDKLLSELTNRGYKVSTVSNLLDEKRIVNRKEQEKGN, from the coding sequence ATGGGAAAGTTTACTTATCAAAAGATATCGACATTATTCATGATTGGTTTATTTGCTGTTTTAATTGTAAAAAATCCATTATCTGATGCATATGTTGAAAAATTACGTTCTGATGCAGTTCCAGTAGCCGCTATGAAAGACAATCTGCTAATGGAAATAGAAGAAAAGTCTAATGAGTATGAAATAGATGCACAGGATGCAAAGATAGATAAGGTTTGGAAGAAAATGCCAGGATATAATGGTATTAAAGTTGATATAGATGCCTCCTATGATAAAATGAAAAAGGATGGCGTATTTGATGAAAATAAACTCATCTTTAAACAAATATCTCCAAGAGTTCACTTGAAAGACCTTCCACCTGCACCTATTTATCGTGGTCATCCTGATAAACCTATGGTAGCGTTGACGATTAATGTTGCTTGGGGAAATGAATATTTGTCTTCGATATTAGCCACTTTAAAAAAATATAATATTCATGCAACCTTCTTTATTGAAGGACGTTGGGCAAAGGAAAATCCTGATTTGGTAAAAATGATTCATGATGGTGGTCATGAGATTGGTAACCACTCATATAGCCATCCAGACATGAAAAATACAAGTTCAGAAAATATAAAGAAGGAATTATCATCAACAAATGAAATCATTCATGCAACAATAGGAAAATCACCTAATCTTTTTGCACCACCAAGTGGTAGTTTTCGTGAAGAAGTTGTACAGATTGCCGCAGAAATGGATATGCAAACAATCATGTGGACAGTTGATACGATTGATTGGAAAAATCCGACTGTCACTACATTATTACAAAGGGTTTTAAAGCAAATACATAATGGTGCAATAATATTGGCCCATCCGACACGAGCTACAGATAATTCTCTAGATAAATTATTAAGTGAATTGACTAATAGAGGATATAAAGTAAGCACTGTATCCAATTTATTGGACGAAAAGAGAATAGTAAATCGCAAAGAGCAAGAAAAAGGGAATTAA
- the pnp gene encoding polyribonucleotide nucleotidyltransferase → MENEKHTFSFEWAGRPLTIEIGQLAKQANGSCLVRYGESAVLCTATASKEPKAVDFFPLTVNYEERLYAAGKIPGGFIKREGRPSEHATLSSRLIDRPIRPLFPDGFRNEVQVVSMVMSVDQDCSTELAAMVGSSIALSASDIPFQGPIAGVIVGRIDGQFVINPTVEQSENSDIHLTVAGTKDAINMVEAGADEVPEEVMLEAIMFGHEEIKRLIEFQEQIVAAIGKEKMEVVLAEIDSNIESEVRELCEKELIEAIQVPEKHAREDAIEGVKNEVLAKYENDEADEVTLKQVKAVLDKLVKEEVRRLITVDKIRPDGRKIDEIRPLSSAIGLLPRAHGSGLFTRGQTQALSVCTLGALGDVQVLDGLGLEESKRFMHHYNFPPFSVGETGRMGAPGRREIGHGALGERALEPVIPSEKEFPYTIRLVSEVLESNGSSSQASICGSTLALMDAGVPIKAPVAGIAMGLVKSGDHYTILTDIQGMEDHLGDMDFKVAGTANGVTALQMDIKIDGLSREILEEALYQAKKGRMQILEHMLSTISEPRNDLSKFAPKIVSMHINPEKIGDVIGPSGKQVKKIIEETGVKIDIEQDGTVYISSADQEMNEKAQKIIENLVREVEVGQIYLGKVKRIEKFGAFVEIFNGKDGLVHISELAEERVGKVEDVVKVGDEILVKVTEIDKQGRVNLSRKAVLKEQKENQ, encoded by the coding sequence ATGGAAAATGAAAAACATACATTCTCCTTCGAGTGGGCAGGTAGACCGTTAACAATTGAAATTGGCCAATTGGCTAAACAAGCAAATGGATCTTGCCTAGTGCGTTACGGAGAAAGTGCTGTTCTATGTACAGCAACGGCGTCTAAAGAACCAAAAGCTGTTGATTTTTTCCCATTAACAGTCAATTATGAGGAACGTTTATATGCAGCTGGAAAAATACCTGGTGGATTTATTAAAAGAGAGGGTAGACCGAGTGAACATGCGACTCTATCTAGTCGGTTAATTGATCGTCCGATTCGTCCACTTTTTCCTGATGGTTTTCGAAATGAGGTACAAGTAGTAAGTATGGTTATGAGTGTTGACCAAGATTGTTCTACAGAATTAGCAGCAATGGTTGGATCATCCATCGCTCTATCCGCATCTGATATTCCGTTTCAAGGACCTATTGCTGGGGTTATTGTCGGACGTATCGATGGTCAATTTGTAATTAATCCGACAGTTGAACAATCAGAAAATAGCGATATCCATTTAACTGTTGCAGGAACGAAAGATGCAATTAATATGGTTGAAGCTGGTGCTGATGAAGTTCCAGAAGAAGTTATGTTAGAAGCTATTATGTTCGGACATGAAGAAATTAAACGATTAATTGAATTCCAAGAACAAATTGTTGCAGCGATCGGAAAAGAAAAGATGGAAGTCGTCTTAGCTGAAATCGATTCAAATATAGAATCTGAAGTACGGGAACTTTGTGAAAAAGAACTAATTGAAGCTATACAAGTTCCAGAGAAGCATGCAAGGGAAGATGCAATTGAAGGAGTTAAAAATGAGGTTTTAGCTAAATATGAAAATGATGAGGCCGATGAAGTTACATTAAAACAAGTTAAGGCTGTTTTGGACAAGCTCGTTAAAGAAGAGGTTAGACGATTAATTACTGTTGACAAGATTCGTCCAGATGGTCGTAAAATTGATGAAATTAGACCTCTATCATCCGCTATTGGCTTGTTACCTCGAGCACACGGGTCAGGATTATTTACTCGTGGTCAAACACAAGCTTTAAGTGTCTGTACTTTAGGTGCCTTAGGTGATGTGCAAGTATTGGATGGACTTGGTCTTGAAGAATCAAAAAGATTTATGCATCACTATAATTTCCCACCATTTTCCGTTGGAGAAACAGGACGAATGGGTGCACCAGGTCGTCGAGAAATTGGACATGGTGCGTTAGGTGAAAGAGCACTAGAACCTGTTATACCATCTGAAAAAGAATTTCCATATACAATTCGACTTGTTTCCGAAGTATTAGAGTCAAACGGTTCATCTTCTCAAGCAAGTATTTGTGGTTCAACATTGGCTTTAATGGATGCTGGTGTACCAATAAAAGCACCAGTTGCTGGAATTGCTATGGGCCTTGTTAAATCCGGAGACCATTATACAATTCTTACGGATATTCAAGGGATGGAAGACCATCTAGGAGACATGGATTTTAAAGTGGCGGGAACTGCTAACGGGGTCACTGCGCTTCAAATGGACATAAAAATTGACGGTCTCTCACGTGAAATTCTTGAAGAAGCTTTATATCAAGCAAAAAAAGGCCGTATGCAAATTTTAGAGCATATGCTTTCAACGATAAGTGAACCTCGAAATGATTTATCAAAATTTGCACCAAAAATAGTTTCTATGCATATCAATCCTGAAAAAATCGGTGATGTTATAGGACCAAGCGGTAAACAAGTAAAGAAAATCATCGAAGAAACTGGTGTAAAAATTGATATTGAACAAGATGGTACTGTGTACATTTCTTCAGCTGATCAAGAAATGAATGAAAAGGCACAAAAAATCATTGAAAATCTCGTTCGAGAAGTAGAAGTAGGACAAATTTATCTTGGTAAGGTAAAACGGATTGAAAAATTCGGAGCATTTGTCGAAATATTTAATGGTAAAGATGGATTAGTTCATATCTCAGAGCTTGCCGAAGAACGTGTAGGTAAAGTTGAGGATGTTGTGAAAGTTGGCGATGAAATCCTCGTAAAAGTAACTGAAATTGATAAACAAGGAAGAGTTAACTTATCGCGTAAAGCAGTCTTAAAAGAGCAAAAAGAAAATCAGTAA
- the ribF gene encoding riboflavin biosynthesis protein RibF, which yields MEVIRLETTNKLKNIELTTPLSLAIGYFDGVHIGHQKVMEQARLKAKEQSYKSAVMTFDPSPKAVLGNNPNEVKYITLLEDKVKLIENLGFDYLFIVPFTKELSSLSPEEFIESYIIKLNVKHLVAGFDYTFGKFGKGTMDQMDQYSNGRFTHQTINKVAKNEEKISSTLIRALIGEGKVQDVKEYLGRYYMVNGFVIHGQKRGKKLGFPTANLKVDDRYILPKNGVYIVRLLVDGRWENGVASIGYNPTFNNEENLRFIEVHLLNFNKDIYGKPIVLEWRKYLRNELKFTQISDLIDQIGMDKQEAINYFENE from the coding sequence GTGGAAGTAATTCGTCTAGAAACAACAAACAAGTTAAAAAATATAGAATTAACAACACCACTTTCGCTTGCGATTGGTTATTTTGATGGAGTTCATATTGGGCATCAGAAAGTGATGGAACAAGCACGATTGAAGGCGAAAGAACAAAGTTATAAAAGTGCTGTCATGACTTTTGATCCTTCTCCTAAAGCAGTTCTTGGAAATAATCCTAATGAAGTTAAATATATTACTTTGTTAGAAGATAAGGTGAAACTAATTGAGAATTTAGGCTTTGATTATTTATTTATTGTTCCATTTACAAAAGAGCTATCTAGCCTTTCTCCTGAAGAGTTTATCGAATCATACATTATAAAGTTAAATGTAAAGCATCTTGTAGCGGGTTTTGATTATACATTTGGTAAATTTGGTAAAGGCACAATGGACCAGATGGACCAGTATAGTAATGGAAGATTTACACATCAAACAATAAATAAAGTGGCAAAAAATGAAGAAAAAATTAGTTCTACGCTCATCCGTGCTTTAATTGGAGAAGGAAAGGTTCAAGATGTAAAAGAGTATTTAGGACGTTATTATATGGTTAATGGTTTTGTCATTCATGGCCAAAAACGAGGAAAGAAACTTGGATTTCCAACAGCAAATCTTAAAGTCGATGACCGCTATATTCTTCCTAAAAACGGTGTTTATATTGTACGTCTTTTAGTGGACGGTCGTTGGGAAAATGGAGTCGCTAGTATAGGATACAACCCAACTTTCAATAATGAAGAAAATTTACGGTTTATTGAAGTACATTTACTTAATTTTAATAAAGATATATATGGTAAACCAATTGTTTTAGAATGGCGAAAATACTTAAGAAACGAACTTAAATTTACTCAAATATCAGATTTAATCGACCAAATTGGCATGGATAAGCAAGAAGCAATCAATTACTTTGAAAATGAATAA
- a CDS encoding M16 family metallopeptidase → MIKKYTCPNGVRIILEEISTVRSVAIGIWVKTGSRHETPELNGISHFLEHMFFKGTKTKTAQDIAETFDRIGGQVNAFTSKEYTCYYAKVLDTHSKDALDALADMFFNSIFDEDEIVKEKGVVLEEIKMYEDTPDDIVHDLLSKAIYENHPLGYPILGTEETLNTFTGDTLRKYMHNTYTPENVVISIAGNIQEDFIKEVEQHFGKYEGGKEEVRINSPSFHEHKITRKKDTEQAHLCLGYTGLPVGHKDIYSLIIANNILGGSMSSRLFQEVREKRGLAYSVYSYHTSYEDSGYIAIYGGTAAKQLHVLYETILETVSTLVKEGITDKELVNSKEQLKGNLMLGLEGTNSRMSRNGKNELLLQKHQTLDEIIDLIDAVEKDKVNEMLHEIFLEECSIALISPDGKLPN, encoded by the coding sequence TTGATAAAAAAATATACATGTCCAAATGGCGTTCGTATAATACTGGAAGAAATATCAACCGTACGATCGGTTGCAATTGGAATTTGGGTAAAAACGGGTTCAAGACATGAAACTCCAGAATTAAATGGGATATCTCACTTCTTAGAACATATGTTTTTTAAAGGTACAAAAACAAAAACAGCTCAAGATATTGCTGAAACATTTGATCGAATCGGTGGACAAGTTAATGCGTTCACTTCAAAAGAGTATACTTGTTACTACGCGAAAGTACTCGATACACATTCGAAAGATGCGTTGGATGCATTAGCCGATATGTTTTTTAATTCGATTTTTGATGAAGATGAAATCGTTAAAGAAAAAGGTGTCGTTTTAGAAGAAATAAAAATGTATGAAGATACGCCAGATGATATTGTTCACGACTTATTAAGTAAGGCTATATACGAAAACCATCCGCTTGGTTATCCAATTTTAGGAACAGAAGAAACCCTCAATACATTTACTGGTGATACATTAAGAAAATATATGCATAATACGTATACGCCAGAAAATGTTGTTATTTCAATTGCAGGAAATATTCAGGAAGATTTTATAAAAGAAGTAGAACAACATTTTGGAAAATATGAAGGTGGAAAAGAAGAAGTTCGTATTAATAGTCCATCTTTTCATGAGCATAAAATTACCCGAAAGAAAGATACAGAGCAAGCACACTTATGTCTAGGATATACTGGTTTACCAGTTGGACATAAAGATATTTACTCGTTAATTATCGCAAACAATATTCTTGGTGGAAGTATGAGTAGTCGTCTTTTTCAAGAAGTACGTGAAAAAAGGGGGCTAGCATACTCTGTATACTCATATCATACTTCTTATGAGGATAGTGGCTACATTGCCATTTATGGTGGAACAGCTGCTAAACAATTACATGTTTTATATGAAACAATATTAGAAACTGTTTCAACTTTAGTTAAGGAAGGAATTACTGATAAAGAGCTAGTAAATAGTAAAGAACAATTGAAGGGTAATTTGATGCTTGGACTTGAAGGTACGAACAGTAGAATGAGTAGAAATGGAAAAAACGAACTACTCTTACAAAAGCATCAAACACTTGATGAGATTATCGACTTAATTGATGCAGTGGAAAAAGATAAAGTGAATGAAATGTTACATGAGATTTTTCTAGAAGAATGCTCAATAGCTCTAATCAGTCCAGATGGAAAGTTACCAAACTAA
- the truB gene encoding tRNA pseudouridine(55) synthase TruB, which yields MNGIIPLWKPAGMTSHDCVMKVRKLLKTKKVGHTGTLDPNVTGVLPICVGEATKVVQYITDVGKSYQAEVTIGISTTTEDSDGDIVEKKSINKSISRQEIQSALKQLQGETVQTPPMYSAVKVKGKRLYEYAREGITIERPSRTVTIYDIKLLDTKESYEGDVIKFNIEVHCSKGTYIRTLAVMIGELLGYPAHMSRLVRTSSGGIQKRDCVTFDVIEDAVKNSTTQKIFLSIEEVLKQLPKYEIHDTLASRVKNGAVVSIPEYLNAYKGPIAVYEDGKILAIYRHHPTKPGLMKPDRVFVGN from the coding sequence ATGAATGGCATTATTCCATTATGGAAACCAGCAGGAATGACTTCACACGATTGTGTAATGAAAGTAAGAAAGTTGTTAAAAACAAAAAAAGTTGGTCATACTGGAACGCTAGATCCTAATGTAACAGGAGTCCTTCCTATTTGTGTAGGGGAGGCAACTAAAGTGGTACAATATATAACAGATGTTGGTAAAAGCTATCAGGCAGAGGTGACAATTGGAATATCAACAACGACAGAGGATAGCGATGGGGATATTGTTGAAAAAAAGTCTATAAATAAATCGATTAGTCGTCAAGAAATACAGTCTGCTTTAAAACAATTGCAAGGAGAAACTGTTCAAACGCCTCCAATGTATTCTGCAGTAAAAGTAAAAGGGAAACGATTGTATGAATATGCTCGAGAAGGAATTACAATAGAAAGACCAAGCAGAACAGTGACAATTTATGATATAAAATTACTTGATACGAAAGAAAGTTATGAAGGCGATGTCATTAAATTCAATATTGAAGTGCACTGTAGTAAAGGGACATATATACGGACACTTGCCGTCATGATTGGAGAATTACTTGGATATCCAGCCCATATGTCACGACTAGTAAGAACCTCCTCAGGTGGCATTCAAAAAAGAGATTGTGTTACATTTGATGTGATTGAAGATGCTGTAAAAAACTCCACAACACAGAAAATTTTCCTCTCAATTGAGGAAGTATTAAAACAATTGCCGAAATATGAAATTCATGATACATTAGCAAGTAGAGTTAAAAATGGTGCTGTCGTATCAATACCAGAGTACTTGAATGCATATAAGGGTCCTATCGCTGTATATGAAGATGGAAAAATTTTAGCAATTTATAGACACCACCCAACAAAGCCAGGGTTAATGAAACCTGATCGGGTTTTCGTAGGGAATTGA